CCCGTTTCGGCACCCGTGTCGCCACCGGCCTCCTCGACGTGACCAGCGATCCCGCGGCCCTCGACGGCGCCGGGTTCTGGGCCGTCTGCGCCGACTTCGAGGGCCGTCCGGTCTGCGCGCGCTTCGCCGACGTACGCGAGGAGGCCGTGCCCGCCCCCGTGCCCGGGGCATGGCGAGGACCCTCGGCCGGTGACTGGACGTCGTCCCTCGACCGCGCCGCGTACACGGCGGGCGTCCGCCGCATCCGTGAGCACATCGCGGCCGGCCGGGTGTACCAGGCCAACCTCTGCCGTGTCCTGACCGCGCCGGTGTCGCCCGGCGCCGATGTGGACGCACTGACGGCCCTGCTGGCTCTGGGCAACCCGGCGCCCTATGCAGGAACGATTCGTCTCCCGGCGCACGGCATAGAGACAGCCACCGCGTCGCCCGAACTCTTCCTGCGCCGGGACGGCCGGGTCGTCGAGTCCGGGCCCATCAAGGGCACCGGGCGCACCGAGGCGGATCTCCTCGAGAAGGACTACGCCGAGAACGTGATGATCGTGGACCTCGTCCGCAACGACCTGGGGCAGGTCTGCGCCACGGGCAGCGTGACCGTCCCCGACCTGTGCGCCGTCGAGAAGCACCCGGGTCTGGTCCACCTCGTGTCCACGGTCCGCGGCGAGCTGCGTGACGGCGTCGGCTGGCCGGAACTGCTCGACGCCGCCTTCCCGCCCGGCTCGGTCACCGGCGCCCCCAAGTCCAGCGCCCTGCGGATCATCGACGCGCTGGAGACGGCGCCCCGCGGCCCCTACTGCGGTGGTATCGGCTGGGTCGACGCCGACCGCGGCA
This Streptomyces sp. NBC_00377 DNA region includes the following protein-coding sequences:
- a CDS encoding chorismate-binding protein, yielding MLDLPPLARFGTRVATGLLDVTSDPAALDGAGFWAVCADFEGRPVCARFADVREEAVPAPVPGAWRGPSAGDWTSSLDRAAYTAGVRRIREHIAAGRVYQANLCRVLTAPVSPGADVDALTALLALGNPAPYAGTIRLPAHGIETATASPELFLRRDGRVVESGPIKGTGRTEADLLEKDYAENVMIVDLVRNDLGQVCATGSVTVPDLCAVEKHPGLVHLVSTVRGELRDGVGWPELLDAAFPPGSVTGAPKSSALRIIDALETAPRGPYCGGIGWVDADRGTGELAVGIRTFWIDRARGGSAVLRFGTGAGITWGSDPEAEWAETELKASRLLAIASGAYEATGTDEAEGEGLT